In Molothrus aeneus isolate 106 chromosome 3, BPBGC_Maene_1.0, whole genome shotgun sequence, a single genomic region encodes these proteins:
- the PPM1B gene encoding protein phosphatase 1B isoform X2, with protein sequence MGAFLDKPKTEKHNAHGAGNGLRYGLSSMQGWRVEMEDAHTAVVGIPHGLEDWSFFAVYDGHAGSRVANYCSTHLLEHITNNEDFRATEKPGSALEPSVENVKSGIRTGFLKIDEYMRNFADLRNGMDRSGSTAVGVMISPEHVYFINCGDSRAVLYRNGQVCFSTQDHKPCNPREKERIQNAGGSVMIQRVNGSLAVSRALGDYDYKCVDGKGPTEQLVSPEPEVCEILRAEEDEFIILACDGIWDVMSNEELCEYVKSRLEVSDDLETVCNWVVDTCLHKGSRDNMSIVLVCFSNAPKVSEEAVKKDAELDKYLESRVEEIMEKAGEEGMPDLAHVIRILTAENIPNLPPGGGLAGKRNIIESVYTRLNPHRDNEGGSGDLEDPW encoded by the exons ATGGGTGCATTTTTGGATAAaccaaaaactgaaaaacacaatGCTCATGGTGCAGGGAATGGCTTGCGTTACGGCCTCAGCAGTATGCAGGGATGGAGAGTGGAAATGGAAGATGCTCACACAGCTGTTGTGGGTATTCCCCATGGCTTAGAGGACTGGTCCTTTTTTGCTGTCTATGATGGTCACGCGGGATCTCGTGTTGCAAATTACTGCTCCACACACTTATTAGAACACATCACTAACAATGAAGACTTTAGGGCAACAGAAAAACCTGGATCTGCTCTTGAACCTTCAGTGGAAAATGTCAAGAGTGGAATCAGAACTGGCTTTTTGAAAATTGATGAGTATATGCGCAATTTCGCAGACCTCAGAAATGGCATGGACAGAAGTGGCTCAACAGCAGTGGGAGTTATGATTTCACCTGAGCATGTATACTTTATCAACTGTGGTGATTCACGTGCTGTTCTCTATAGGAATGGACAAGTCTGTTTTTCAACACAGGATCACAAACCTTGCAACccgagggagaaagagagaatcCAGAATGCAGGAGGCAGTGTAATGATTCAGCGTGTTAATGGTTCGTTGGCAGTTTCTCGAGCACTGGGGGACTATGACTACAAATGTGTTGACGGTAAAGGCCCCACAGAACAACTTGTTTCTCCAGAGCCTGAGGTGTGTGAAATTTTAAGGGCAGAAGAAGATGAGTTTATCATCCTGGCTTGTGATGGCATCTGGGATGTAATGAGCAATGAAGAGCTCTGTGAATATGTAAAGTCTAGACTTGAAGTATCAGATGACCTGGAAACAGTGTGCAATTGGGTAGTGGACACTTGTTTACATAAG GGGAGTCGTGATAACATGAGTATTGTAttagtttgtttttcaaatgctCCTAAGGTCTCAGAGGAGGCAGTGAAAAAAGATGCTGAGTTGGATAAGTACTTGGAATCACGGGTTGAAG aaattatGGAAAAAGCAGGTGAAGAAGGAATGCCTGATCTTGCTCATGTTATTCGTATTTTAACTGCAGAGAATATCCCTAATTTACCACCAGGAGGTGGTTTAGCTGGCAA